A single Cottoperca gobio chromosome 7, fCotGob3.1, whole genome shotgun sequence DNA region contains:
- the cdh26.1 gene encoding cadherin-like protein 26, with the protein MRTFYLILLVAVTALESGKHISSAKQENLVRSKRRWVLSTFEIEENDPGPFPKLISTMFNDKDHDAGQTYSISGKGVTLEPLGVFKINKSSGAVYALKAVDREEYDLYPIKFDVFSIKTGKKIDDELSFNIEVMDLNDNKPTFSHPHLSASVRENLVEGTLPLTLLATDKDQRGKPQSKITISMLSQNPKEPKIELKQTGTMMAELTFKGCFDYEKAKKYEIIVEAKDHGEPRLSSTSVVTLDILSSNTHLPTFREKEYHGEVMESMTKENVLRITVDDKDTPKTPDWNAKFFFIKGNEQNYYKIETDPNTNEGILSVIKSKDFESTTFTTLQIGVKNEEPLFVCKDYIPASTHPLPNTINVTMKVIDVNDPPVYEKNKFDVHRKEEEEPGIKLFTPKITDVDSDVSKIRHVLVHDPASWVKIDEKTGTITTTKKMDRESSYVDDANIYKIIVNSIDDGEPPATGTCTVLVHLGDINDNTPELVNKGLIMCGNKANKVIVNVTDRDIPPFSGPFTFSLGDDDKTLAQQWKLDPDYGEQSGLICLKTLPYGNYSVPLVIQDQQGSITRDTVEVMVCDCEKGDVCRTTKASSLSFGAPGIGLLFLGLLLFLLLLLLFMCQCGEKKIQMVQDEGNQTLIKYNQEGGGSTSMAEPTLLLTPTDSLAVTDGIKKVSKQMFQMAPVMSQETDTYNFSAPGMMNQNMTSLGSKRTRDTFRSQGGQTMSSSWNANRANTYQSSSWNANRANTYQGGSSTFNRSLSLQSNQNMANHIDRRLYTIDAHHVDHPVYQPYEYAYEGQGSKGQSLDQLSLHNTGDDLIFLNDLGPKFKTLAGICRQTNLEKNIQL; encoded by the exons ATGAGGACCTTTTACCTGATTCTGTTG GTTGCAGTAACAGCCCTGGAGTCTGGCAAACACATCAGCAGCGCTAAGCAG GAGAATTTGGTGCGTTCCAAAAGAAGGTGGGTTTTGTCTACATTCGAAATAGAAGAAAATGATCCTGGACCATTCCCCAAGTTAATTTCAACG ATGTTTAATGACAAGGATCATGATGCGGGTCAAACGTACTCTATAAGTGGAAAGGGTGTGACTTTGGAACCTCTGGGAGTGTTCAAAATCAATAAAAGTTCCGGAGCCGTCTATGCCCTTAAAGCCGTCGACAGAGAGGAATACGACTTATACCCT ATCAAATTTGATGTCTTCAGCATAAAGACGGGAAAAAAGATAGACGATGAACTATCTTTTAATATAGAAGTAATGGACCTCAATGACAACAAACCAACATTTTCCCACCCTCACTTAAGTGCCTCAGTGAGAGAAAATTTGGTCGAAG GGACCTTGCCATTGACATTGCTGGCCACGGACAAAGATCAAAGGGGCAAACCTCAATCTAAAATCACCATCAGTATGCTTTCACAGAATCCAAAGGAGCCCAAGATTGAATTGAAGCAGACGGGCACAATGATGGCCGAACTCACCTTTAAAGGATGTTTCGACTACGAA AAAGCAAAGAAGTATGAAATAATTGTTGAAGCAAAAGATCACGGAGAACCGCGCCTTTCCTCCACTTCCGTTGTTACTCTCGACATTCTTTCCTCAAACACTCATCTACCGACGTTCAGGGAGAAGGAG TACCATGGTGAGGTGATGGAGTCGATGACCAAGGAGAATGTTTTGAGAATTACTGTAGACGACAAAGACACTCCTAAAACTCCTGACTGGAATGCCAAATTCTTCTTCATTAAAGGGAATGAGCAAAACTATTACAAAATCGAAACTGATCCCAACACTAATGAGGGTATTCTGAGTGTCATCAAG AGCAAGGACTTTGAGTCGACAACTTTTACAACTCTGCAGATTGGAGTAAAAAATGAGGAACCCTTATTTGTTTGTAAAGATTATATACCTGCAAGCACACATCCACTTCCAAACACAATCAACGTCACGATGAAAGTGATTGACGTCAATGACCCACCTgtctatgagaaaaataaatttgACGTGCAccggaaagaagaggaggagccaGGAATTAAGCTGTTCACTCCAAAGATTACCGACGTCGACTCTGACGTATCCAAAATCAG GCATGTACTGGTACACGATCCAGCTAGCTGGGTGAAAATTGATGAGAAAACAGGAACTATCACAACAACTAAGAAGATGGACAGAGAATCCTCCTATGTTGATGACGCTAACATTTACAAAATCATCGTCAATTCTATAGATGATG GTGAGCCTCCAGCCACAGGTACATGTACTGTCCTGGTCCACCTCGGGGATATCAATGACAACACACCTGAGCTGGTCAACAAAGGCCTCATTATGTGTGGAAACAAGGCTAACAAGGTCATAGTGAAtgtcacagacagagacatcccTCCTTTCAGTGGCCCATTTACTTTCTCTCTCGGGGATGATGACAAAACTCTGGCGCAGCAATGGAAATTAGACCCTGACTATG GTGAGCAAAGTGGGCTTATTTGCCTGAAAACACTCCCTTATGGTAACTACTCAGTGCCACTGGTGATTCAGGACCAACAGGGCTCGATTACTCGTGATACCGTGGAAGTGATGGTGTGTGACTGTGAAAAGGGAGATGTTTGCCGAACCACAAAGGCGTCCTCACTCAGCTTCGGGGCACCGGGCATTGGACTGCTCTTTTTAGGACTCCTCTTATTTTTGT tgttgctcctcctcttcatgtGCCAGtgtggagagaagaagataCAAATGGTGCAGGATGAGGGTAACCAGACCCTTATCAAGTACAACCAAGAAGGAGGGGGATCCACAAGCATG GCTGAGCCCACTCTGCTCCTGACACCTACAGACAGTTTGGCTGTGACAGatggcataaaaaaggtttcCAAGCAG ATGTTTCAGATGGCTCCAGTAATGTCCCAGGAAACGGATACGTACAACTTCTCAGCGCCCGGCATG ATGAACCAAAACATGACCTCACTAGGCAGCAAGCGTACAAGGGACACTTTTAGAAGCCAAGGAGGACAGACCATG TCCTCTTCATGGAATGCAAACAGGGCGAACACCTACCAG TCCTCTTCATGGAATGCAAACAGGGCGAACACCTACCAG GGCGGCTCATCAACTTTCAACCGCTCTCTCAGCCTGCAGTCAAATCAAAACATGGCAAATCACATCGACAGG